From a single Bacteroidota bacterium genomic region:
- a CDS encoding TIGR01777 family oxidoreductase, whose translation MPVFTRRLAVDVPAERLFAWHDHRGAFNRLTPPWQPVRLEQFEGIRDGQRAEIKLGPGPVALTWVAEHFGFAEGRQFNDRQVRGPFAAWTHAHRMLPDGPARSTLEDHVEYRLPLAPLSNLARGFARSEIDRLFAYRHRVTREDLARHAAYDLAPQTIALTGSTGLLGEALVAFLTTGGHRVVRLVRSPEAVARYADRADETAAYWSPKRGTMDAAALEGVDAVIHLAGENVFGLRWSEAKKQRILESRRQGTRLLAETLAGLDRPPRTLLSASASGFYGDQGDARVTEADGSGEGFLAHVCRVWEAETAPAVEAGVRTVHLRIGLVLTPAGGFLGTMLPAFLLGLGGTVGSGETYLPWIALDDVLYAMLHLLAGEQRGPVNLGAPEPATQRAYTRAMGRVLRRPTFLNVPAPLVRTAAGEVADEMALKSVRMLPEALVNSGFAFAYPDLEPALRHLLGRTA comes from the coding sequence ATGCCCGTCTTCACCCGCCGCCTCGCCGTCGACGTACCTGCCGAGCGGCTGTTCGCGTGGCACGACCACCGGGGCGCGTTCAACCGCCTCACGCCGCCCTGGCAGCCGGTCCGGCTGGAGCAGTTCGAGGGCATCCGCGACGGGCAGCGGGCCGAGATCAAGCTCGGTCCGGGACCGGTCGCGCTGACCTGGGTCGCCGAGCACTTCGGGTTCGCCGAGGGGCGGCAGTTCAACGACCGGCAGGTGCGCGGGCCGTTCGCGGCATGGACCCACGCCCACCGGATGCTGCCCGACGGACCGGCCCGCTCGACGCTCGAAGACCACGTCGAGTACCGCCTGCCGCTCGCGCCGCTCTCAAACCTGGCGCGCGGCTTCGCCCGGAGCGAGATCGACCGCCTCTTCGCCTACCGGCACCGGGTGACGCGCGAAGACCTGGCCCGGCACGCGGCCTACGACCTCGCCCCGCAGACGATTGCCCTGACCGGCTCGACTGGCCTGCTCGGCGAAGCGCTCGTCGCCTTTCTCACGACCGGCGGGCACCGCGTGGTCCGGCTCGTTCGGTCGCCCGAGGCCGTAGCGCGCTACGCGGACCGGGCTGACGAGACCGCCGCCTACTGGAGCCCGAAGCGCGGCACGATGGACGCGGCTGCGCTCGAAGGTGTCGACGCCGTGATTCATCTTGCGGGCGAGAACGTCTTCGGGCTGCGCTGGAGCGAGGCCAAGAAGCAGCGCATCCTGGAGAGCCGACGGCAGGGAACGCGCCTCCTCGCCGAGACGCTCGCCGGGCTTGACCGTCCGCCTCGCACGCTGCTCTCGGCCTCGGCGAGCGGGTTCTACGGCGACCAAGGCGACGCGCGCGTCACGGAGGCCGACGGCTCGGGCGAGGGCTTTCTCGCACACGTTTGCCGAGTGTGGGAGGCCGAGACGGCACCGGCCGTTGAGGCGGGCGTCCGCACAGTCCACCTCCGCATCGGCCTCGTGCTGACGCCGGCCGGCGGGTTTCTCGGCACGATGCTGCCGGCGTTTCTTCTCGGCCTCGGGGGGACGGTGGGCAGCGGCGAGACCTACCTCCCGTGGATCGCGCTCGACGACGTGCTCTACGCCATGCTCCACCTCCTGGCGGGCGAGCAGCGTGGGCCGGTCAACCTCGGCGCGCCCGAGCCAGCCACGCAGCGCGCCTACACCCGCGCGATGGGCCGCGTGCTGCGCCGCCCCACGTTCCTGAACGTACCTGCCCCGCTCGTCCGCACCGCCGCCGGCGAGGTCGCCGACGAGATGGCGCTCAAGAGCGTCCGTATGCTCCCCGAGGCGCTCGTGAACTCAGGCTTCGCCTTCGCGTATCCCGACCTCGAACCGGCCCTCCGCCACCTCCTCGGTCGCACCGCATGA
- a CDS encoding glycerol-3-phosphate dehydrogenase/oxidase — translation MNRDTMLDALGADEPWDFVIVGGGATGLGCAVEAASRGYRTLLLEQHDFAKGTSSRSTKLVHGGVRYLRQGNVALVLEALKERGLLLQNAPHLVRDLPFVVPNYAWWEGPFYGIGLKMYDLLAGRSGFGRSKHLSKEETLERLPTLEPDGLDGGVVYYDGQFDDARLAVNLAQTAADEGGVLLNYVEVVGLVHEHGEVRGVLARDAETGAEHTVRAKAVINATGIFTDRIRRMDDAGASSMVTTSQGVHIVLDRHFLPSDTAIMVPKTDDGRVLFAIPWHDRVLVGTTDTEVPQPELEPRPLAEELDYLFEHTARYLTQDPAPADVLSTFAGLRPLVGSPDGEGTAALSRDHTLHISKTGLVTITGGKWTTYRKMAEDTVDQAATLADLPDRPSVTRTLRIHGWHEAAHTYGDLTDYGADAPAVEALIAERPAWSERLHPDRPVRAGEVVWAARHEMARTVEDVLARRRRTLLLDARASMDMAPAVAALLADELGRDEAWEREQVEAYRALAVGYLVA, via the coding sequence ATGAACCGAGATACGATGCTCGACGCCCTCGGCGCGGACGAACCCTGGGACTTTGTCATCGTCGGCGGCGGGGCGACGGGGCTGGGGTGCGCCGTCGAGGCTGCCTCGCGCGGCTACCGGACGCTGCTCCTGGAGCAGCACGACTTCGCCAAGGGCACGTCGAGCCGCTCGACGAAGCTCGTCCACGGCGGCGTGCGCTACCTCCGGCAGGGCAACGTGGCCCTCGTCCTCGAAGCGCTCAAAGAGCGCGGCCTCCTCCTCCAGAACGCGCCCCACCTCGTGCGCGACCTCCCGTTCGTCGTCCCCAACTACGCGTGGTGGGAGGGGCCGTTCTACGGGATCGGGCTGAAGATGTACGACCTCCTCGCCGGGCGCTCCGGCTTCGGGCGGAGCAAGCACCTCTCAAAGGAAGAGACGCTGGAGCGCCTCCCGACGCTGGAGCCCGACGGCCTCGACGGCGGGGTGGTCTACTACGACGGGCAGTTCGACGACGCCCGCCTCGCGGTCAACCTCGCGCAGACGGCAGCGGACGAGGGCGGCGTCCTCCTGAACTACGTCGAGGTCGTCGGCCTCGTCCACGAGCACGGCGAGGTGCGCGGCGTCCTCGCCCGCGACGCCGAGACCGGGGCCGAGCACACCGTCCGGGCGAAGGCCGTCATCAACGCGACCGGCATCTTCACGGACCGGATCCGCCGGATGGACGACGCCGGCGCGAGCTCAATGGTCACGACGAGCCAGGGCGTCCACATCGTCCTCGACCGGCACTTCCTCCCCAGCGACACGGCGATCATGGTCCCGAAGACCGACGACGGGCGCGTCCTCTTCGCCATCCCGTGGCACGACCGCGTGCTCGTCGGCACGACCGACACCGAGGTGCCGCAGCCGGAGCTGGAGCCGCGCCCGCTCGCGGAGGAGTTGGACTACCTCTTCGAGCACACGGCGCGCTACCTCACCCAGGACCCGGCACCCGCCGACGTGCTGAGTACCTTCGCCGGCCTCCGCCCGCTCGTCGGGAGCCCGGACGGCGAGGGCACGGCGGCGCTCTCGCGCGACCACACCCTCCACATCTCCAAAACCGGCCTCGTCACGATCACCGGCGGCAAGTGGACCACCTACCGCAAGATGGCCGAGGACACGGTTGACCAGGCCGCGACGCTCGCCGACCTCCCCGACCGGCCTTCGGTCACCCGTACCCTCCGCATTCACGGCTGGCACGAAGCCGCGCACACCTACGGCGACCTCACCGACTACGGGGCCGACGCGCCGGCGGTCGAAGCGCTCATCGCCGAGCGCCCGGCGTGGAGCGAGCGGCTGCACCCGGACCGCCCGGTGCGGGCCGGCGAGGTCGTGTGGGCGGCGCGGCACGAAATGGCGCGGACGGTCGAGGACGTGCTCGCCCGGCGGCGCCGGACGCTGCTCCTCGACGCCCGCGCCAGCATGGACATGGCCCCGGCGGTGGCGGCGCTCCTGGCCGACGAGCTGGGGCGCGACGAGGCGTGGGAGCGCGAGCAGGTCGAGGCGTACCGGGCGCTGGCAGTGGGGTATCTGGTGGCGTAA
- a CDS encoding deoxyribodipyrimidine photo-lyase produces the protein MPAPTLVWFRHDLRLADHPALYRAVERGGPVVPVFIWAPEEDGEWAPGGAHRWWLHCSLTKLSQRLSRNASCLVRRSGPSLDALRDLIAATGADAVYWNARYEPVLHERDDEIAEALRGDGITVKTFASRILHDPTAVRTTTDGPYHVYTPFRNKFEETVEVGDPLDVPRMGEHIAPESWPESEDLESFRLLPQDEDGVNWAKEMGAFWTPGERAAHAALHRFLNEALIDYAESRNRPDQNGTSRFSPYLHHGELSPRQVWHRVNNWVRNGSMREAANAFLSEIIWREFSYHILYHYPTLPAEPLKDKFDGFDWRMDEDALRRWQRGQTGYPIVDAGMRQLWSIGWMHNRVRMIAGSFLTKDLMIPWQEGERWFWDTLVDADLASNAMNWQWVAGSGPDAQPFFRVFNPVSQGEKHDPDGAYVRRWVPELKDLPTKYLHSPWTAPAEILAEAGVVLGETYPEPIVDHSEARDRALEASAEIK, from the coding sequence ATGCCTGCCCCTACGCTCGTCTGGTTTCGCCACGACCTCCGCCTCGCCGACCACCCCGCGCTGTACCGGGCCGTCGAGCGGGGCGGTCCGGTTGTGCCCGTGTTCATCTGGGCTCCGGAGGAGGACGGCGAGTGGGCCCCCGGCGGCGCGCACCGGTGGTGGCTGCACTGCTCGTTGACGAAGCTCAGCCAGCGCTTGAGCCGCAACGCGTCCTGCCTCGTCCGGCGCTCCGGCCCCAGCCTGGACGCTCTCCGCGACCTGATCGCCGCCACCGGGGCCGACGCGGTCTACTGGAACGCCCGCTACGAGCCGGTGCTGCACGAGCGCGACGACGAGATCGCCGAGGCACTGCGCGGCGACGGAATCACGGTCAAGACCTTCGCCTCGCGCATCCTCCACGACCCCACCGCCGTCCGTACGACCACCGACGGGCCGTACCACGTCTACACCCCCTTCCGCAACAAGTTTGAGGAAACCGTCGAGGTAGGCGACCCGCTCGACGTGCCCCGGATGGGCGAGCACATCGCGCCCGAGTCGTGGCCCGAGAGCGAGGACCTGGAGTCCTTCCGGCTGCTGCCGCAGGACGAGGACGGGGTCAACTGGGCGAAGGAGATGGGCGCGTTCTGGACACCCGGCGAGCGCGCCGCCCACGCCGCGCTCCACCGGTTCCTGAACGAAGCGCTGATCGACTACGCCGAGAGCCGCAACCGCCCCGACCAGAACGGCACCTCCCGCTTCTCGCCCTACCTCCACCACGGCGAACTCAGCCCCCGCCAGGTCTGGCACCGCGTCAACAACTGGGTCCGCAACGGCTCGATGCGCGAGGCCGCCAACGCCTTCCTGAGCGAGATCATCTGGCGCGAGTTCTCCTACCACATCCTCTACCACTACCCCACCCTCCCAGCCGAGCCGCTCAAGGACAAGTTCGACGGCTTCGACTGGCGGATGGACGAGGACGCGCTCCGGCGCTGGCAGCGCGGGCAGACGGGCTACCCGATCGTCGACGCCGGGATGCGGCAGCTCTGGTCGATCGGCTGGATGCACAACCGCGTCCGCATGATCGCCGGCTCGTTCCTGACGAAGGACCTGATGATCCCGTGGCAGGAGGGCGAGCGCTGGTTCTGGGACACCCTCGTCGACGCCGACCTGGCGAGCAACGCGATGAACTGGCAGTGGGTCGCCGGCAGCGGCCCCGACGCCCAGCCCTTCTTCCGCGTCTTCAACCCCGTCAGCCAGGGCGAGAAGCACGACCCCGACGGGGCCTACGTCCGCCGGTGGGTGCCGGAGCTGAAGGACCTCCCGACGAAGTACCTCCACAGCCCGTGGACGGCCCCCGCCGAGATCCTGGCCGAAGCGGGCGTCGTCCTCGGCGAGACCTACCCCGAGCCCATCGTGGACCACAGCGAGGCCCGCGACCGCGCCCTCGAAGCCTCCGCGGAGATTAAGTAA
- a CDS encoding DoxX family protein, with the protein MLDADRSSDDRLDRRLAYGVLRLTLGVNILLHGLVRVGNLGGFADGLAEGFSETILPAPLVRLSAYGIVIAEVGIGALLTVGLWTRWALVAGGLLMTVLVFGTALRQDWGTLGSQMVYAFLYFALLFARTYDYYSLDQLRRR; encoded by the coding sequence ATGCTCGACGCCGACCGCTCCTCGGACGACCGCTTGGACCGCCGCCTCGCGTACGGCGTGCTCCGGCTCACGCTCGGGGTGAACATCTTGCTGCACGGCCTCGTCCGCGTCGGCAACCTCGGCGGCTTCGCCGACGGCCTCGCCGAGGGCTTTAGCGAGACGATCCTTCCGGCCCCGCTCGTCCGGCTCTCGGCCTACGGAATCGTCATCGCCGAGGTCGGCATCGGTGCCCTCCTGACGGTCGGGCTGTGGACGCGGTGGGCGCTCGTGGCGGGCGGGCTACTGATGACGGTGCTCGTCTTCGGGACGGCGCTCCGGCAGGACTGGGGGACGCTCGGCTCTCAGATGGTCTATGCCTTCCTCTACTTCGCCCTCCTGTTCGCGCGGACCTACGACTACTACAGCCTCGACCAACTGCGCCGCCGATGA
- a CDS encoding SDR family oxidoreductase, producing the protein MSSPVYLLLGATGGIGSALARSLAASGARLVLSARREDALHALAEETGATAHPLDATDYAQVQAAVDATVEAHGRIDGAANLVGSILLKPAHLTSVEEFDTTVALNLNTAFYLVKAAARAMQTNKEPSGGAIVLMASVAARLGLANHEAIAAAKGGVSGLVLAAAASYAPRKIRVNAVAPGLVRTPLTARLTGSEAAEQASAKMHALGRIGEPEDLAGALAFLLDAERSGWITGQTLSVDGGFATVRPR; encoded by the coding sequence ATGTCCTCTCCTGTCTACCTCCTCCTCGGTGCCACCGGCGGCATCGGCTCCGCGCTCGCCCGCAGCCTCGCCGCTAGCGGTGCCCGCCTCGTCCTCAGCGCCCGCCGTGAGGACGCCCTCCACGCCCTCGCCGAGGAGACCGGTGCCACCGCCCACCCGCTCGACGCGACCGACTACGCTCAGGTCCAGGCCGCCGTCGACGCGACCGTCGAGGCGCACGGCCGGATCGACGGCGCGGCCAACCTCGTCGGCTCGATCCTCCTCAAGCCGGCCCACCTCACGAGCGTCGAGGAGTTCGACACGACGGTCGCGCTGAACCTCAACACCGCGTTCTACCTCGTCAAGGCCGCCGCCCGGGCGATGCAGACCAACAAGGAGCCTAGCGGCGGCGCGATCGTGCTGATGGCCTCCGTGGCGGCCCGGCTCGGCCTCGCCAACCACGAAGCGATCGCCGCGGCGAAGGGCGGCGTGTCGGGCCTCGTGCTCGCGGCGGCGGCGAGCTACGCCCCCCGCAAGATCCGGGTCAACGCCGTCGCCCCCGGCCTCGTCCGCACCCCGCTCACGGCGCGGCTCACGGGCAGCGAGGCCGCCGAGCAGGCCTCGGCCAAGATGCACGCCCTCGGCCGGATCGGCGAGCCCGAAGACCTCGCCGGCGCGCTCGCCTTTCTCCTCGACGCCGAGCGGAGCGGGTGGATCACCGGGCAGACGCTGTCGGTCGACGGCGGCTTCGCGACGGTCCGGCCGCGGTAG
- a CDS encoding fasciclin domain-containing protein, producing the protein MTTSRFFTFFCALALAAFIGCGDTEAPAADDIAEDDTMAEDGTMEDDTMAGDSPLVVAEGAGLTTFRTAVAQAGLDETLSGEGPFTIFAPSDEAFQALPEGTLESLLEEENRDQLTKILTYHVLPTSAMSGDISGQLNVASVQGQELAVAAADGGVTVTDAQGNVANVTSADMATNNGVIHVIDSVLLPADDM; encoded by the coding sequence ATGACCACATCCCGCTTCTTCACCTTTTTCTGCGCCCTCGCCCTTGCAGCCTTCATCGGCTGCGGCGACACCGAAGCACCTGCAGCCGACGACATAGCTGAGGACGACACCATGGCCGAAGACGGCACCATGGAGGACGACACGATGGCGGGTGACAGCCCCCTCGTCGTCGCCGAGGGGGCCGGCCTCACCACCTTCCGCACCGCTGTCGCGCAGGCCGGTCTCGACGAGACCCTCAGCGGCGAAGGCCCGTTCACCATCTTCGCCCCGAGCGACGAGGCGTTCCAGGCCCTCCCGGAAGGCACGCTTGAGTCGCTCCTCGAAGAGGAGAACCGCGACCAGCTCACCAAAATCCTCACCTACCACGTCCTGCCGACGAGCGCCATGTCCGGCGACATCAGCGGCCAGCTGAACGTCGCGTCGGTGCAGGGCCAGGAGCTAGCCGTGGCAGCGGCTGACGGCGGCGTCACGGTGACCGATGCCCAGGGCAACGTCGCCAACGTCACCTCGGCTGACATGGCGACCAACAACGGCGTCATCCATGTCATCGACAGCGTGCTGCTGCCGGCCGACGACATGTAG
- a CDS encoding NAD(P)/FAD-dependent oxidoreductase produces MPTYDVLIVGAGLAGLGCARELHRHGVSCKVIEASDGVGGRVRTDEVDGFLLDRGFQVMLTAYPEAQRVLDYDALDFRSFYDGALVRFDGRFHRIADPLREPLAAPATVFAPVGTLGDKLRTLRLRQAVRAPDLDALWARAEITTGAALRERYGFSEKMTRRFFEPFLGGILLDPDLGTSSRAFEFYFRMFSEGETAVPARGMQQIPEQLAAGLEDHTVQLNTRVQHAGPGSVTLETGAEVEARAVVVATDGPELAYLLDGFDPPASRSVVCLYYAAPEAPTEDPVLVLDGEGGGPVNNVAVMSNVSPHYAPPGQHLVSVSVIGNPTQSDAEVEMGVRAHLSRWYRGAESWRHLKTYRILHAQPEQAPPTLSPPERPAKLSHGLYLAGDHRTNASINGALVSGRRAAEAVLADLGVPA; encoded by the coding sequence ATGCCGACGTACGATGTCCTGATCGTGGGTGCCGGGCTGGCCGGGCTGGGCTGCGCCCGCGAACTGCACCGGCACGGCGTCTCGTGTAAAGTCATCGAGGCCTCCGACGGCGTCGGCGGGCGCGTCCGCACCGACGAGGTGGACGGCTTCCTCCTCGACCGCGGCTTCCAGGTGATGCTGACGGCCTACCCCGAGGCGCAGCGCGTGCTCGACTACGACGCGCTCGACTTCCGCTCGTTCTACGACGGCGCGCTCGTCCGCTTCGACGGACGATTCCACCGCATCGCCGACCCGCTCCGCGAGCCCCTCGCCGCGCCGGCGACCGTCTTCGCCCCCGTCGGCACGCTCGGCGACAAGCTCCGCACGCTCCGGCTCCGGCAGGCCGTCCGCGCGCCCGACCTCGACGCCCTCTGGGCGCGCGCCGAGATCACGACCGGCGCTGCGCTCCGCGAGCGCTACGGGTTCTCCGAGAAGATGACCCGGCGCTTCTTCGAGCCCTTCCTCGGCGGCATCCTGCTCGACCCCGACCTTGGCACGTCGAGCCGGGCGTTCGAGTTCTACTTCCGCATGTTCTCCGAGGGCGAGACCGCCGTGCCCGCGCGCGGGATGCAGCAAATCCCCGAGCAGCTAGCGGCCGGGCTGGAGGACCACACGGTCCAGCTCAACACGCGCGTGCAGCACGCTGGGCCGGGCTCGGTCACGCTCGAGACCGGGGCGGAGGTCGAGGCGCGCGCGGTCGTCGTCGCCACCGACGGGCCGGAGTTGGCCTATCTCCTCGACGGGTTCGACCCGCCCGCCTCGCGCTCCGTTGTTTGTCTTTACTACGCCGCGCCCGAGGCCCCGACCGAGGACCCCGTGCTCGTGCTCGACGGCGAGGGCGGCGGGCCGGTCAACAACGTGGCCGTGATGAGCAACGTGTCGCCGCACTACGCGCCGCCGGGGCAGCACCTCGTCTCGGTCTCCGTCATCGGCAACCCGACGCAGTCGGACGCCGAGGTCGAGATGGGCGTCCGCGCTCACCTCAGCCGGTGGTACCGCGGGGCCGAGAGCTGGCGCCACCTCAAGACGTACCGCATCCTCCACGCGCAGCCCGAGCAAGCGCCGCCGACGCTCTCGCCGCCGGAGCGCCCGGCGAAGCTCAGCCACGGCCTCTACCTCGCCGGCGACCACCGCACGAACGCCTCGATCAACGGCGCGCTCGTCTCGGGCCGCCGCGCCGCCGAGGCGGTCCTGGCCGACCTCGGGGTGCCCGCGTGA